The Streptomyces sp. NBC_01244 genome contains a region encoding:
- a CDS encoding DUF397 domain-containing protein: MTRHPELHWFKSSYSDGSEGDSCVEVAHTPTTIHVRDSKDLHQPHLAFAPRAWAGFVARASSHG; encoded by the coding sequence GTGACCCGCCACCCCGAACTGCACTGGTTCAAGAGCAGCTACAGCGACGGCAGCGAAGGCGACTCCTGCGTCGAGGTGGCCCACACCCCCACCACGATCCACGTCCGCGACTCCAAGGACCTCCACCAGCCCCACCTCGCCTTCGCGCCCCGCGCCTGGGCCGGGTTCGTCGCGCGCGCGTCGTCCCACGGCTGA